A single genomic interval of Arctopsyche grandis isolate Sample6627 chromosome 8, ASM5162203v2, whole genome shotgun sequence harbors:
- the LOC143915065 gene encoding WD repeat domain-containing protein 83 yields MDLICELAIDAKQGALRAVRFNVDGSYCLTCGSDKKIKLWNPYRKLMLKCYGGHGNEVLDAAGSCDSSQIVSCSSDKSVILWDVSTGQTIRHIRGHGGSVCCVKFNEESTVAISGSHDNTVMCWDMRTRKSSPIQTLNDAKDCISSIQISDHEILTSSFDCHTRIYDLRNGQMYSDFIGASITYASLTHDGQCIVISSADSTIRLIEKQTGELLATYSGHKTEDYSIENLISNTDSNIMSGSASGEIWCWDLMTSKVVRRYYHSADSVVHSLTGHPNKDIFISASKGEFKLWTPPEDK; encoded by the exons atgGACCTGATATGCGAGTTGGCGATAGATGCCAAGCAAGGAGCCTTGCGTGCCGTAAGATTCAATG TCGATGGCTCTTATTGTTTGACTTGCGGAAGTGACAAAAAGATCAAACTATGGAACCCGTATCGAAAGCTAATGTTGAAGTGTTACGGCGGCCATGGCAACGAGGTTCTGGATGCAGCGGGATCCTGCGACAGCAGCCAGATCGTCTCGTGCAGTAGCGACAAATCAGTGATACTTTGGGACGTCAGCACAGGACAAACTATCAGACACATACGCGGACACGGCGGTAGCGTTTGTTGCGTCAA ATTCAACGAAGAATCTACAGTCGCCATTTCAGGTTCGCATGACAACACCGTCATGTGTTGGGACATGAGGACTAGAAAAAGCAGCCCGATTCAA ACTTTGAACGATGCCAAGGATTGTATAAGTTCGATTCAAATTTCGGATCATGAAATATTGACAAGTTCTTTTGACTGTCACACCAGGATTTACGATTTGAGGAATGGACAGATGTACTCCGATTTCATTGGCG CTTCAATTACATATGCTTCTTTAACACACGATGGACAATGTATAGTTATATCTTCAGCTGATAGTACAATAAGACTCATAGAAAAACAAACAGGAGAACTTTTAGcaac gtaTTCCGGCCACAAGACTGAAGACTattcaatagaaaatttaatCAGCAACACAGATTCGAACATCATGTCAGGATCGGCTTCTGGTGAAATTTGGTGTTGGGATTTGATGACGTCGAAAGTCGTCAGGCGCTACTATCATTCAGCGGACTCGGTGGTACATTCTTTGACTGGGCATCCAAACAAAGACATATTCATCAGTGCGTCTAAAGGAGAATTTAAATTGTGGACTCCTCcagaagataaataa
- the LOC143915066 gene encoding ankyrin repeat domain-containing protein 49-like — protein sequence MGDISSDEERDVLNPSNMSRLSEEIKKKKNSPETRGMFVSGWDDADADQGVTEETNPHETPEKEILWAAENGKVDVLRSLLESNSELNNVIDDDSYTPLHRACYNNHLDIIDVLLSYGANVSARTKMGWQPLHSACHWNHPDCIGRLFAAGADVNAHSSGDQTPLHIATSLSHCWKMVQLILLHPDIDPFVLNKTGDVPKDIARRSGVHEYLFDMAAPAITYIKSQEFTVNPYIDEHIDE from the exons ATGGGTGACATAAGTTCTGATGAGGAACGGGACGTGTTGAATCCAAGCAACATGTCCCGCCTCAGCGAGGAgatcaagaagaagaagaattctCCAGAAACTAGAGGCATGTTCGTCTCTGGTTGGGACGACGCTGATGCCGACCAGGGTGTTACCGAAGAGACGAATCCACACG AAACTCCGGAAAAGGAAATACTATGGGCTGCTGAAAATGGAAAGGTCGACGTCTTAAGAAGTCTGCTTGAAAGTAATTCCGAACTCAACAACGTCATCGACGATGACTCATACACTCCATTGCATAG agCTTGCTATAACAACCACTTAGATATCATAGATGTATTACTATCGTATGGTGCAAACGTGTCGGCTCGAACTAAAATGGGCTGGCAGCCATTGCACTCAGCGTGCCACTGGAATCATCCAGATTGTATAGGCCGACTCTTTGCCGCAGGCGCTGACGTCAATGCTCACAGTTCCGGAG ATCAAACGCCGTTACACATCGCAACTTCTTTGAGTCACTGTTGGAAAATGGTGCAGTTGATATTGCTTCATCCCGATATCGACCCGTTTGTGTTAAACAAGACAGGAGATGTGCCGAAGGATATCGCGCGAAGGTCCGGAGTTCACGAGTACTTGTTCGACATGGCAGCTCCGGCTATTACTTACATCAAATCGCAAGAATTCACCGTCAATCCATATATAGATGAACATATAGATGAATAG
- the LOC143915304 gene encoding uncharacterized protein LOC143915304: protein MECRLCLCPVPAESSVSIHDKPQSLVERIWTSCQLRVEIDDGLPDTICPTCDSNLELLGSFRKVCIRSAETSKPKLNKCLQIKPEETLLEDLVWENEPGVNSSENNDKISKEKSNASKIHSGKATSDHNTEIIIDIEPPLPETADKIFSTHSIMFKCNICLKSFARKSYLVDHERSHTGEKPHKCDICLKTFTQKSSLSTHKRSHTGEKPYKCNTCIKSFATKSILVAHEKSHTGLKPHKCDICLKSFTQKSYLVGHISSHSGVFPHKCKICLKSYTKKSNLAIHERSHAEQKPYNCLVCFKSFVMKCEFVRHERSHTGEKPYQCDVCSKSFTQKGSVAVHMKTHTGEKPFQCDICLKSYAIKYDLVRHERSHTGDKPYKCNICLKSFAIKSYFLRHEKSHTREKPYKCDICLKLFAQNNSLDVHMRSHSGIKPFNCKICLKPFAKKSYLVVHEKSHTRQNLFKCDICLKSFTQKSYISRHMMSHTGEKPFKCSMCLKSFATKSEFGRHERSHSGEKPHKCDICFKSYTQKSSLSVHKLSHSRIKPHNVIFA from the exons atggagtgcagactttgccttTGCCCTGTTCCAgccgagtcttccgtctccattCATGACAAACCTCAATCCCTGGTCGAACGCATTTGGACTAGCTGTCAGCTACGA GTTGAGATTGATGACGGATTGCCTGATACGATATGTCCAACGTGTGACAGTAATTTGGAATTACTCGGTAGCTTTCGAAAAGTTTGTATTCGAAGTGCTGAAACATCCAaaccgaaattaaataaatgtttgcaGATCAAACCGGAAGAAACTTTGCTTGAAGATTTAGTATGGGAGAATGAGCCGGGTGTTAATTCCTCAGAAAATAATGACAAAATAAGTAAAGAGAAATCGAATGCTTCAAAA atCCACTCAGGAAAAGCTACTTCTGATCACAATACGGAAATAATAATCGATATTGAACCTCCATTACCGGAAACTGcagataaaatattttccacACATTCtattatgttcaaatgtaacatttgtttaaaatcatttgctagaaaatcttaccttgtggACCACGAAAGATCTCATACTGGAGAaaagccacataaatgtgaTATATGTTTAAAAACGTTCACTCAAAAGTCAAGTCTTTCCACACATAAAAGatctcatactggggaaaagccatacaaatgtaacaCATGTATAAAATCGTTTGCTACAAAATCTATCCTTGTGGCACATGAAAAATCTCACACCGGGTTAAAACcgcataaatgtgatatttgtttaaaatcatttactcaaaagtCTTACCTTGTGGGACATATCAGTTCTCATAGTGGTGTATTTccacacaaatgtaaaatttgtttaaaatcatatacaaaaaaatcgaacCTTGCAATACATGAAAGATCTCACGCTGAACAAAAACCGTACAATTGCcttgtttgttttaaatcatttgttATGAAATGTGAGTTTGTGAGACATGAAAGatctcatactggggaaaagccttaccaaTGTGAtgtttgttcaaaatcgtttactcaaaaaGGTAGTGTTGCTGTACACATGAAAACGCACACCGGAGAAAAACCTTTccagtgtgatatttgtttaaaatcatacgcTATAAAATATGACCTTGTGAGACATGAAAGATCTCACACTGGAGACAAACcttacaaatgtaacatttgtttaaaatcatttgctataaaatcttattttttgaGACATGAAAAATCTCATACTAGagaaaaaccatacaaatgtgatatttgcctCAAATTATTTGCTCAAAATAATAGTTTGGATGTACACATGAGATCTCACTCCGGCATAAAACCGTTCAATTGTAAGATTTGTTTGAAACCATTTGCtaaaaaatcttaccttgtggTACACGAAAAATCACACACTAggcaaaatttattcaaatgtgatatttgcttgaAATCATTCACTCAAAAGTCTTACATTTCCAGGCATATGATGTCgcatactggggaaaagccgTTCAAATGTAGCATGTGCTTAAAATCCTTTGCTACAAAATCTGAATTCGGAAGACATGAAAGATCTCATTCCggggaaaagccacacaaatgtgatatttgcttcAAATCATATACTCAAAAGTCTAGCCTTTCCGTACATAAATTGTCTCACAGTCGAATAAAGCCACACAA TGTGATATTTGCTTGA
- the LOC143915303 gene encoding uncharacterized protein LOC143915303: MECRLCLRFSPSETSVSIYNNPYPLVQRIWTCCQLQVERDDGLPDTICPACDNNLELLGSFRNVCIQSDEKSKLRINECLQIKPEEILLEDLVWKDESSIDSPVNVCKSLVTDKSNNRELEWIDSKQNVHLIENTNSLMRGEKVASRGSKSEIIIDIEPLSLPITSDKICSTHSNINKCNICSKSFAIKDHLAEHEISHTGKKPYKCDICLKSFGRKSYLVRHTKRCHNGVKPHKCNICLKSFLKKAHYVRHERSHSREKPYKCDICLESFSQKHTLTAHIISHTGVKPHKCNICLKSFLTKSHYVRHERSHTGEKPYKCDICLKSFFENSTLTTHKISHTGVKSHNCNICFKSFVTKYNYVQHERSHTGEKPYKCDICLKSFSHKPSLKRHIMCHSGVKSQKSNICLKSFLTKSNYVQHERSHTGEKPYKCDICLKSFSHKSSLNKHVMSHSGVKSHKCNICFKSFVTKYNCVQHERLHTGEKPYTCDICLKSFSDKSSLRTHKIFHTGVKPYKCNICLKSFLTKSNYVQHERSHTGEKPYKCDICSKLFTSTSNLSRHMSTHTRLKPHKCNK; the protein is encoded by the exons ATGGAATGTAGACTTTGCCTTCGTTTCTCTCCATCTGAGACTTCTGTCTCCATCTATAACAATCCTTATCCACTGGTtcaacgcatttggacctgctgtcagctgcaG GTTGAGAGAGATGACGGATTGCCAGATACGATATGTCCAGCGTGTGACAATAACCTAGAATTGCTTGGCAGTTTTCGAAACGTTTGTATTCAAAGTGACGAAAAATCTAAACTGAGGATAAATGAGTGTTTGCAGATCAAACCGGAAGAGATTTTGCTTGAAGATTTAGTGTGGAAGGATGAATCCAGTATCGATTCGCCGGTAAACGTTTGTAAATCTCTCGTCACTGACAAGTCAAATAATAGAGAATTAGAATGGATCGATTCTAAGCAAAACGtccatttaattgaaaatacaaaTTCACTG ATGCGTGGAGAAAAAGTTGCTTCGCGTGGTTCTAAATCGGAAATAATTATCGATATTGAGCCTTTATCATTACCAATAACTTCAGATAAAATATGTTCCACACATTCTAATAttaacaaatgtaatatttgttcaaaatcattcgctATAAAAGATCACCTTGCGGAACATGAAATATCTCATACTGGAAAAAAGCCGTACAAGTGTGATATTTGCTTGAAATCATTCGGCCGAAAATCTTATCTTGTGAGGCACACTAAAAGATGTCATAAtggggtaaaaccacacaaatgtaacatttgcttGAAATCATTCCTTAAGAAAGCTCACTACGTGCGACATGAAAGATCGCACTCCAGGGAAAAGCcctacaaatgtgatatttgcttagAATCGTTCTCTCAAAAGCATACTCTAACGGCACATATAATATCTCATACTGgagtaaaaccacacaaatgtaacatttgcttGAAATCATTCCTTACGAAATCTCACTACGTGCGACATGAAAGATCGCACACCGGCGAGAAGCCCTACAAATGTGATATCTGCTTAAAATCGTTctttgaaaattctactctcacCACACATAAAATATCCCATACTGGGGTAAAATCACACAATTGTAACATTTGCTTTAAATCATTCGTTACAAAATATAACTACGTGCAACATGAAAGATCGCACACCGGCGAAAAGCCGTACAAATGTGATATATGCTTAAAATCGTTCTCTCACAAGCCTTCTCTCAAGAGACATATAATGTGTCATTCTGGGGTAAAATCACAAAAAAGtaacatttgtttgaaatcattcctTACAAAATCTAACTACGTGCAACATGAAAGATCGCACACCGGCGAAAAGCCGTACAAATGTGATATATGCTTAAAATCGTTCTCTCACAAATCTTCtctcaataaacatgtaatGTCTCATTCTGGggtaaaatcacacaaatgtaacatttgcttTAAATCATTCGTTACAAAATATAACTGCGTGCAACATGAAAGATTGCACACCGGCGAAAAGCCGTACACATGTGATATATGCTTAAAATCGTTCTCTGACAAGTCTTCTCTCAGGacacataaaatatttcatactggggtaaaaccatacaaatgtaacatttgcttGAAATCATTCCTTACAAAATCTAACTATGTGCAACATGAAAGATCGCACACCGGCGAAAAGCCGTACAAATGTGATATCTGCTCAAAATTGTTCACAAGTACGTCTAACCTTTCAAGGCATATGAGCACTCATACTAGGTTAAAACCACACAAGTGTAACAAGTGA
- the LOC143915302 gene encoding uncharacterized protein LOC143915302, protein MRINLNKQRRNEGRIYKNKMRQNPARTLGTMCKCPMKCYIKIPLAMRITIFNAFWGLEDFNQQNAYLFSNIQCINVKRRYGCTRADESYRQKSFIFKLKISGEDIRVCKKSFLSIHGLQNNRGRINKIQIKIKVCRVPTTDKRGKHTNRPNKISGARLASIHDHIAAIPKYQSHYSRTSNPDKAYLNCDINIASLYNTHYLKYCEEINCEPVSVDKYRRVFCQEYNIGFKLPKSDTCKTCDTRDKKMGNETDEEQNRQLSIEKELHLRYAESMKTKMKTLSLLAKENSDVHVITIDLQQTLPTPKLTCGPAFYLRKLWTFNVGIHDCGQDVGYMFLWDESQAARGSDEIGSCILKYLKLRNLEGKRLIIFSDDCCGQIKNWNITSLWTYLASSGNFDEIEHNFLISGHTNLPSDRSFGKIEKYLRAREPNIYSPDHWREVIEKCSKNKKFIVTKMEINDFFSLSNLKININTNKKVCEDGTLLKFAEVVCFHFAKDFPLQMKIKYSENAIYTEVNLKQKERSVQDVNLIPKYSAPRKINSKKVKDVLTLLPYIPVTHHNFYNNLIAEPEEPTEEKNELIG, encoded by the coding sequence ATGAGAATAAATCTAAACAAACAGCGAAGGAATGAGGGCCgcatatacaagaataagatgAGGCAAAATCCTGCACGCACTCTAGGTACCATGTGTAAATGTCCTATGAAATGCTACATAAAAATTCCTTTGGCAATGAGAATTACCATTTTTAACGCTTTCTGGGGTCTTGAAGATTTTAACCAACAAAATGCATACCTTTTTTCAAACATACAATGTATTAACGTTAAAAGAAGATATGGATGTACTAGGGCCGACGAGTCTTACAGgcaaaaaagtttcatttttaaacTGAAAATCAGCGGAGAAGATATTCGTGTATGTAAGAAATCATTCCTAAGTATACACGGTCTTCAAAATAATCGGGGACgtattaataaaattcaaattaaaattaaagtatgCCGGGTTCCTACAACAGACAAACGAGGTAAACATACCAATAGACCCAATAAGATAAGTGGAGCTCGTTTGGCTAGCATCCACGATCATATTGCTGCCATACCAAAATATCAGTCCCACTACAGTCGTACTTCCAATCCTGATAAAGCATATTTAAATTGTGATATAAATATTGCGTCTCTTTATAATACTCATTACCTTAAATACTGTGAAGAAATAAATTGTGAACCTGTATCTGTAGATAAGTATAGACGAGTATTTTGCCAAGAGTATAACATCGGTTTCAAACTTCCGAAATCCGATACGTGTAAAACGTGTGACACACGTGATAAAAAAATGGGAAATGAAACTGATGAGGAACAAAACAGACAGTTGAGTATTGAGAAGGAACTTCATCTCAGATATGCCGAGAGcatgaaaacaaaaatgaaaactttGTCTTTATTAGCCAAAGAAAATTCTGACGTTCATGTAATAACTATAGATTTACAGCAAACCCTGCCCACTCCTAAACTTACATGCGGGCCAGCATTCTATCTACGAAAGCTATGGACATTCAATGTTGGAATACACGATTGTGGCCAAGATGTGGGCTACATGTTTCTGTGGGATGAGTCACAAGCAGCAAGAGGAAGTGATGAAATTGGAAGCTGCATACTGAAGTACTTGAAATTAAGAAATTTAGAGGGTAaacgtttaattatattttctgaTGACTGTTGTGGTCAGattaaaaattggaatattACATCTCTATGGACATATTTAGCCTCTTCGGGTAATTTTGACGAAATTGAACACAATTTTTTAATCTCTGGACATACAAACTTGCCGTCTGATAGGAGTTTtggaaaaatcgaaaaataccTTAGGGCACGAGAACCAAACATTTACTCACCAGATCACTGGAGAGAGGTTATCGAGAAgtgtagtaaaaataaaaagtttattgtgacgaaaatggaaataaacgatttttttagCCTTTCAAAccttaaaatcaatattaataCTAATAAGAAAGTTTGTGAAGATGGAACTCTATTAAAATTTGCAGAGGtagtttgttttcattttgcaaAAGATTTTCCTctacaaatgaaaattaaatatagtgaaAATGCAATTTATACTGAAGTAAACCTAAAACAAAAAGAACGATCTGTCCAAGATGTAAATTTAATTCCTAAATACAGCGCACCTcgaaaaattaatagtaaaaaagtaaaagacGTTTTAACACTGTTGCCTTATATACCAGTCACACaccataatttttataataatctcATCGCTGAACCTGAGGAGCCCacagaagaaaaaaatgaactgATAGGGTAA
- the LOC143915301 gene encoding uncharacterized protein LOC143915301, translating into MECRLCLRFSPCETSVSIHNNPHPLVQRIWTCCQLQVERDDGLPDTICPTCDNNLELLNSFRNVCIQSGDTSKLRLNKFLQIKPEEILLEDLVWKAESSVDAPVNVCNALVADESNNNRELEWSDSKQNVHLIENTNSLMRGENVASGGSKSEIVIDIEPLPLPTTSDKICSTHSNINKCSICSKSFARKAHLAEHERSHTGEKPYKCDICLKSFARKSNLVMHAERSHAGLKPHKCDICSKLFATKSELVKHDRSHTGEKPYKCDICLKSFTQKSSLLVHERSHTGEKPYKCNICSKSFVAKSDVDRHKITHTGEKPFKCDICPKSFTQKSSLIVHVKSHTGDKPHKCDVCLKTFATKYELVRHGRYHTGEKPYKCNFCSKSFATTFQLTIHERFHTGEKPYKCDICSKSFPSNSGYDAHMKSKHCGINCLIRKKSCDICSKLFTNTSNLSRHMSSHTGVKPHKCNICLKSFVMKADYVRHERSHTGEKPYKCDICLKSFSQKSTLTAHKISHTGEKPYKCETCLKSFATKSYLVKHEGFHSGLYKCNICSKLFSTELTLMKHRRTHTGEKLHKCEICLISFAEKSNLALHLKSHIGLKPHQCDICLKSFVEKYMLVKHSKCHIETTIKTS; encoded by the exons ATGGAGTGTAGACTTTGCCTTCGTTTCTCTCCATGTGAGACTTCTGTCTCCATCCATAACAATCCTCATCCACTGGTtcaacgcatttggacctgctgtcagctgcaG GTTGAGAGAGATGATGGATTGCCAGATACGATATGTCCAACGTGTGACAATAATCTAGAATTGCTTAACAGTTTTCGAAACGTTTGTATCCAAAGTGGCGATACATCTAAACTGAGGCTAAATAAGTTTTTGCAAATCAAACCGGAGGAGATTTTGCTTGAAGATTTAGTGTGGAAGGCAGAATCCAGTGTCGATGCGCCAGTAAACGTTTGTAATGCTCTCGTCGCTGACGAGTCAAATAATAATAGAGAATTAGAATGGAGCGATTCTAAGCAAAACGtccatttaattgaaaatacaaaTTCACTG ATGCGTGGAGAAAACGTTGCTTCGGGTGGTTCTAAATCGGAAATAGTTATCGATATTGAGCCTTTACCATTACCAACAACTTCAGATAAAATATGTTCCACACATTCTAATATTAACAAATGtagtatttgttcaaaatcatttgctAGAAAAGCTCACCTTGCGGAACATGAAAGATCTCACACTGGAGAAAAGCCGTACAAGtgtgatatttgcttaaaatcattcgcTCGAAAATCTAACCTTGTGATGCACGCTGAAAGATCTCATGCTGGGTTGAAGCcacacaagtgtgacatttgctCAAAACTATTTGCGACAAAATCTGAACTCGTAAAACATGATAGATCTCATACCGGGGAAAAACCGTACAAATGTGACATCTGTTTGAAATCGTtcactcaaaaatctagccttttGGTTCATGAACGATCTCATACTGGCGAAAAACcgtacaaatgtaacatttgttcaaaatctttcGTTGCAAAATCTGACGTTGACAGACACAAAATAACccatactggggaaaagccgttcaaatgtgacatttgtccaAAATCATTCACGCAAAAAAGTAGTCTAATCGTTCACGTGAAATCGCACACTGGAGATAAACCACACAAGTGCGAtgtttgtttaaaaacattCGCTACAAAATATGAACTTGTGAGACACGGAAGATatcacactggggaaaagccgtataaatgtaatttttgttcGAAATCGTTTGCTACTACATTTCAGCTTACGATACACGAAAGatttcatactggggaaaagccatataagtgtgatatttgttccAAATCATTTCCTTCAAATAGTGGTTACGATGCGCACATGAAATCGAAACATTGCGGAATAAATTGTCTAATTAGGAAAAAGTCGTGTGATATCTGCTCAAAATTGTTCACAAATACGTCTAACCTTTCAAGGCATATGAGCtctcatactggggtaaaaccacacaaatgtaacatttgcttGAAATCATTCGTTATGAAAGCTGACTATGTGCGACATGAAAGGTCTCACaccggggaaaagccttacaaatgtgatatttgcttaaaatcgttCTCTCAAAAGTCTACTCTCACCGCGCATAAAATATcccatactggggaaaaaccatacaaatgtgaaacttgtttgaaatcattcgctacaaaatcttaccttgtgaaACATGAAGGATTTCATAGCGGGCTGTACAAATgcaacatttgttcaaaattattttctaCAGAATTAACCCTCATGAAGCACAGAAGGACCCATACTGGGGAAAAGCTGCACAAATGCGAAATTTGTTTAATATCTTTTGCTGAAAAATCTAACCTTGctttacatttgaaatcccacATCGGGTTAAAACCAcaccaatgtgacatttgtttaaaatcctttgttgaaaaatatatgcttgTGAAACATTCGAAATGTCACATTGAAACAACCATAAAAacatcttaa